In Brevibacterium pigmentatum, the sequence TCGAACGTCGACCACGTGCTCACCACCGAGTCGGACAACGTCAAGCGAGCCGCAGTGCTCGTGATCGGTCCGGACCGCGGCTTCGCCGGTGCCTACTCGGCGAACCTGCTGCGTGAGGCCGAGGAGCTCGTTCGGCTCCTGAAGGGCGAAGGCAAGCAGGTGGAGCTCTTTACGGTCGGAGGCAAGGCCAAGAACTACTACACCTTCCGCGATCGCAAGATCGAGAAGTCTTGGACAGGAATCTCCGAGAATCCGACGGCTGAGGTCGCCCGCGAGATCGGCGAAGCGCTGTTGGAGAACTTCGATCCGGAGGCCGAGAACTCGGGTGTCGATGAGATCTACATCGTGTTCACGAAGTTCGTCTCGAGCGTCACACACGATCCGGAATACCGGAGACTGCTGCCGCTGGAGGTCGTCGACGCCGATGAGGCGACGACAGGCGGACAGTCCGCAGGTTCGACCGATGCATCCGCGTTCCCTCTCTATGAGTTTGAACCGAGTGCAGAGGCTGTCCTCGACGCACTGCTGCCGCGGTACATCGATTCGCGCATCCTGTCGGCCCTGCTGAGCGCTTCGGCCTCGGAGCAGGCATCACGTCAGGCAGCGATGAAGACGGCCACGGACAACGCGGATGATCTCATCAAGACCTACACCCGGTTGGCCAACACGGCTCGCCAGGCGGAAATCACCCAGGAACTCACCGAGATCGTCGGTGGGGCGGATGCCCTCGCGGCATCGGCAGCCGGCGACTGACCGGCGAGAGCAGAGAGAAAGAGACCATGACTGCCACAGCAACGGAAACCTCTCCGGCACAGGGCACTGCCCTCGGCCGGATTTCCCGAGTCATCGGCCCGGTTGTCGACATCGAGTTCCCGCTCGACTCCGTGCCCCAGATCTACAACGCACTGACCACGTCAGTGGACCTCTCCGAGGGAACCAGGAAGCTGACCTTCGAGGTCGCACTGCACCTGGGCAACGGGCTCGTCCGCGCCGTGTCGCTGCAGCCCACCGACGGACTCGTCCGCGGCCAGGAAGTCGTCGACACCGGCGCACCGATCTCCGTTCCCGTCGGAGACGTGACCAAGCACCACGTGTGGAACACCACCGGTGACTGCCTCAACCTCGCCGACGGCGAGGAGCTGGAGATCTCTGAGCGGTGGCCCATCCACCGTCAGGCTCCGGCCTTCGACGAACTCGAGTCCAAGACCGAGATCCTCGAAGTCGGCATCAAGAGCATCGACCTCCTGACCCCCTATGTTCAGGGTGGAAAGATCGGTCTGTTCGGTGGCGCCGGTGTCGGCAAGACCGTCCTCATCCAGGAGATGATCTTCCGTATCGCGCACAACCACTCGGGCACCTCGGTGTTCGCCGGTGTGGGCGAGCGGACCCGTGAGGGCAACGACCTCATCATGGGAAATGGATGAGGCAGGCGTGTTCAAGGACACCGCGTTGGTGTTCGGCCAGATGGACGAGCCCCCAGGCACCCGTCTGCGCGTGGCGCTGTCGGCGCTGACCATGGCGGAGTACTTCCGCGATGTCCAGAACCAGGACGTGCTGCTGTTCATCGACAACATCTTCCGCTTCACCCAGGCCGGTTCCGAGGTCTCGACCCTGCTGGGTCGCATGCCCTCCGCCGTGGGCTACCAGCCCAACCTGGCTGACGAGATGGGTCTGCTACAGGAGCGCATCACCTCGACGCGTGGTCACTCGATCACGTCGATGCAGGCGATCTACGTTCCCGCCGATGACTACACCGACCCGGCTCCGGCGACGACCTTCGCCCACCTCGACGCGACCACGGAACTCAGCCGTGACATCGCCTCGCGCGGTCTGTACCCGGCGATCGACCCGCTCGCATCGTCCTCGCGCATCCTCGATCCTCTGATCGTCGGTGACGAGCACTACCGCGTGGCCAACGAAGTTAAGGCGATTCTGCAGAAGAACAAGGAACTGCAGGACATCATCGCCATCCTCGGTGTCGACGAACTCGGTGAAGAGGACAAGCTCGTCGTTCACCGTGCACGTCGCATCGAGCAGTTCCTCTCGCAGAACACCTACACCGCCGAGAAGTTCACTCAGGTTCCCGGTTCGACCGTGCCGCTGGCCGACACGATCGAAGGCTTCTCGAAGATCTGCTCCGGCGAAGTCGACCACATCCCTGAGCAGGCATTCTTCAACGTCGGCGGTCTTGACGATGTCATGCGCAACTACGAAGAGATGCAGAAGTAAGCCATGGCGACACTCGAAGTGAATGTCGTGGCTGCTGATCGCGAGGTATGGGCCGGTGAGGCCAAGCGCGTCATCGCCCGTACCCTCGACGGCGAGATCGGCATCCTGCCGGGCCATGAGCCCGTGCTGGGTGTCGTCGCCGACGGCGAAGCGCGGATTCTCACCCCCGGAGAGGACACCATCAGGGTCAAAGCCGATGGTGGATTCCTCTCGGTGGAGAACAACCGTGTGATCATTGCCGCTGATCAGGCCGAACTTCTCTGATCCGCAGGTTACACTGGCAACCGTGAACCCTTCTGTCCTGCTGATCGTTCTGCTCTCGTTGGTAGGACTCGCGCTTGCTCTGATCGTGGTCGTCACGATCCGACGCAGGTCGATCTCGAAGCTCTCGGGTGCCTTTGACTGTTCCATCAACGTGGGCGAGGAGTATTCTTCTCGCCCACGTTGGCGTTTGGGTGTGGCCGTCTTCTCGGTCACGTCCTTGGACTGGTACCCCGTCTTCGCTCTGACCCGGCGGGCAGCGTTCCGACTGCCGCGCGCGGATCTCGATATCCTGGTGCGGCGCAAACCCACCTCGGGGGAGCAGTACTCAGTTCTGCCAGAGGCAGTCGTCGTCGACTGCTCCTACGGCAAGGCGGACGGTCGACCGCGTTCCGTGTCCCTGGCGATGGACACCGAATCCCTGTCCACGATGGCTTCGTGGCTCGAATCCTCACCTCCTGGCTTCAATCCGACGATGGGACGTTTCACTTAATGGATGTCTTCCGCTTGACCGGGCCCGCACAGTTGGCGGGAACCATCGATGTCAGAGGCGCCAAGAACAGCGTCCTCAAACTCATGGCCGTTAGTCTGCTGGCCGTGGGACGCACCACCATCACGAATGTCCCGGCTATCCTCGACGTGCGGATCATGGTGGAGCTGCTCGTCCGCCTCGGCTGCGAGGTCGACTACGATGCCACCGAGGGCATCGTGAGCATCGACGTCCCAGCAGAAGTCGGCATCCAGGCCGACTACGAACTCGTCCGCGCTATGCGGGCCTCGATCTCCGTCCTCGGACCGCTGACCGCACGGATGCGGGCCGCTCATGTGGCTCTTCCCGGCGGTGACGCCATCGGCTCCCGCGGACTCGACATGCACCAGGCCGGGCTCGAAGCCCTGGGCGCCGTCGTCCATCTCGACCACGGCTACTTTGTCGCCGAGGCTCCTGACGGGCTGCGCGGCACCGAAATCGTCCTCGAATTCCCCTCCGTGGGCGCCACGGAGAATCTCGTCATGGCGGCGACGCTCGCTCATGGCACCACGACCATCGCCAATGCTGCGCGCGAACCCGAGATCGTCGACATCTGCACGATGCTCGTCGAGATGGGAGCGCAGATCGAAGGCATCGGCACCTCCGACCTCACGATCACAGGTGTCGAGTCTCTGCAGCCGGTCACCCACCGAACCGTCGGCGATCGCATCGTCGCCGGCACTTTCGCCTTCGGCGCCGCATTGAGCGCTGGAGAAGTGACCGTGCGCGGAGTCGGGCTCGACATCATGCCGAACATCGGGACGAAGCTGCGTGATTCCGGAGCGACGGTCGAAGACCTCGGAGAGATCAGCCTCGGTGACGGGACCCGCGGAAAGGGCTTCCGTGTGATCGGCGCTGCGCGACCACATGCCATCCGGGTCGCAACCATGCCGTTCCCGGGATTCCCGACCGACCTGCAGCCGTTCGTCATCGCTCTGAACTCGGTCTCGGACGGAATCGGGCTGCTGTCGGAGAATCTGTTCGAAGCACGCTGGCGCTTCGTGCAGGAGATCGCCCGCCTCGGTGCGAAGGTCCGCATCGACGGCAACCATGCGCTGGTCACCGGCAGCGAGAGTCTCTCAGGTGCCGAAGTGGAGGCCTCCGACATCCGGGCCGGTGCGGGCTTGGTCATGGCCGCGCTGCGTGCCGGGGGAGTGACCGAAGTGTCGGGAATCGATCACATCGAGCGCGGTTATGAGAACTTCGTCGAGAATCTTCGCTCGCTCGGCGTCGACATCGAACGAGTCGAGAAGCGAGACGTCCTCAGCTTCGACTAGTTCTCCGAAACAGGAAGTCCCCTAGATTTCCTCATCTATCCGAAGCCACCTCTCTCGTTCAATTGTTCTCTCGAGTGTCCATGGTCCCCTCACTCGTTCAAGCCAGCCCTCGTCCGTCCATAGGTGCACGGGCCGAAATCCGCGTCTCCCCTTGATCGGGGGTTGATGACGGCAGGCTTTTCGTCGGTGGACCTGGTGCGCTGGGGGCACTGCGACGGCACAACTCGCATTGCGGTCGCAGCGGAGTGAGCGGCGCTGTGATCATGCTGGGGTGCGTCGGCGTATGTGAGGGTGAGCAGGAAGTCCCGTCTGCCACATGATCCTCAGTTTGCAACGGCCTGTGAGGTCGAGTTGCGAGTTGTCCACAGGCCGATTTCTCAGCCTGTTGCTCCTGCCTCTCGTCGCTCATGCTTGAAGGCATGTATGTTTGTCTGTCGACGGCCGCACTGCTCGCAGCCGGGTGGGACCGTCATCCGATCAAAGCTGCCGAACGATGCTGTCTGAGAAGACTGGAACGCGGCAGATACGTGGTCACCGTGGAATGCTCTGACCCGTCCCACAATTTCGTCAGTGCAATCGCAACAGCCCCGTCAACTACCCTGCCAAAGGATTCGACAGGCCTTCGCAGGCGTTTGGAGGATCTGAGGATCCTCGTCAGGTCGTATGTTGATCGCCTGCCTCCGGATGCGGTGTTCTCTCACCGCAGCGCCCTCATCGTTCATGGCCTTCCGGTTCCCTATATTGATCCTGGTGACGTATTTGCCGAATCGGTGAGTCCCCACAGCGGTGTGCGGCTTGCGAATATGCTCGTCAGACGACGCAGCCGTGATTTTGCTGCGCAGGAGATCATCGAAGGGCTTCCCGTGACCACGGTCGTGCAGACGCTGCTCGACATCGCTCGGGACTATCCGCTCGCGTTCTCCGTCGCTGTGCTTGATTCAGCTGTGCGCAGTTCAGCCGTGACTGTCGATGAGCTGCGCTCCTATAGCGTGTCTCATCCAGTGCGCACAGGCACTCGGAAGATCGTCAACGCGCTCGAGAATGTCGACGCGCGTCGAGAGAGCGTGGCTGAGTCGATCTGTGCGGTGCGGTTCGTCGAGTATTCGGTGCCCGGTTTCGAGCCGCAGATTGAAGTCCGGGACGAGAACGGCATACACCTGGGCCGGACCGACTTCGCCAATGAGCGGGCGAAGGTCATCGCAGAATTCGACGGAGCAGGAAAGTACCATCTCGAGGGATCGGATCCGCAGGAGACATTCGAGCGTGAACGGCGACGGGAGTACGCGCTGCGGAACGAGGGTTGGTTAGTCTTCCGCATCCGGTGGAGCGATCTGTTCTCCGCCGACCTTTTTCTGCGCATCGGTGAAGCGGTGCGACGACGCCTGATCATGGACGACCGGAGCCGGAGCTGAGGCCAATTCTCATGCGCGATCAAGGCGTACAACGTCTATCGATCGGTAGACGGCTCGATAGACGCTGGTGGCCTTGATTGAAGACTCCCGGGTGGGCAGAGGATCGATGAACGCTGGCCGGCTTGAACGAGGTAGCCCGGGTGGGCGGAGGATCGATGAACGCTGGCCGATTTGAGCGATGCGCCAGGTGGTTAGGTAGCCGATCGACCGCAGGCGGTCAGAAGAGGCGTGTCTCGGGGTCGTCCATTCCGCGCAGTGCATCGTAGTCGAGGACGACGCAGCGTATGCCGCGGTCCTCAGCAAGAGTGCGTGCCTGCGGTTTGATCTCCTGAGCTGCGAAGACTCCCTCAACAGGGCTGAGAAGGGGATCGCGATTCATCAGTTCGAGATAGCGGGTGAGCTGTTCGACACCATCGATATCGCCACGACGCTTGATCTCCACGGCCACCGACTTCTGTCCGTCGTCCCGAGCCAAGATGTCGACGGGACCGATCGCCGTCATGTATTCGCGACGAACCAGACTATACCCTTCACCGAGGGTCTCGATGTGCTCGGCGAGCAGCTCCTGCAGATGCGCTTCGACCCCGTCCTTGACCAGTCCGGGATCGACACCGAACTCATAGGTGTCGTCAGAGAGCACCTCGGCGATGGAGATGACGAGACGGTCGCCCGTCTTCGTCTGGGAGACCTCCCACAGTTCGGTGAGACCGGCTTCTGCCCGCTCGGCATCAGGTTCGATATGACGAACCGTGCACGGGGGAGTCATCCAGTTGAGCGGCTTATAGGAACCGCCGTCGGAATGGATGAGCACCGAGCCGTCGGACTTGAGCATGATGAGGCGGGTGGCCATCGGAAGGTGGGCGGTCAGACGACCGGCATAATCAACGGAGCATTGGGCTATGACTAGACGCACGCGCTTCAGCCTACGTGAGACAATGGCTCAATGCCACGATCTTCATCCTCGCGTCGCAAGAACAAATGGCAGCAGGCTCCCCGCCATCTGTCCGACTCCGTATCAGGCATGAGGACCAGCCGTTCGCTGCCGGACGGAACCTGGTCTGTGCAGACCGTGAAGGGCAACGAAACCGGCAAGGTCTATGTCTGCCCGGGCTGCGGACGTGACGTCACTGCGGCCTCGAGCCATGTCGTCGCGTGGCGGCAGGACGCCCCGCACGGAATAGAGATCGGTGTCGAGAGCAGAAGGCACTGGCACCAGCGCTGTTTCGATCGCTTCCGGTGAGAACAGACTGTCCGAGGGTGCTCGAATGAATGGTCGCAGCCGACCGAGCTCCGAAGCTGTCAACGACGAAGGGACCCGCACCAGCGGGTCCCTTCGTCATTGTCGTCTCAGTCGGCCTCAGCCGAGCGAATCAGCCGGCCTCAGCGCAGCGAGTTGCGCGAGCGTGAGGTCTTCGAGTTGTTCTGCTTCGAGCCGGAGACCTGCGCATTGATCGAGATGGTGTCCTCGTCGGTGGCACCATTCGGCAGGTCCTCACCCGCCGTGTTCTCGGCATCATCGTCGGAGCCGGTATTCGACCCCGAATCGGTCTTCGAGCCAGGTGTCGATGTCGAACCGTCGGCCGACTGAGCGGACGTCTTCGCGGACCCGCTGTCCTGGGCGCCGGAAGCATCCTTCTTCGCCGGTCCGGTCGACTTCGCGCCCGTGGACTCGGCCGATCCGCCCTTCGTCGCGGCATCCTCGGAGCCGGTCGACGCTGAGCCATCGGTCGACTTCGCGTCGTCGCTCGACTTCGCCGAATCGTCGGCTTTCGCCGCGTCCGAAGCGTCGTCGGCGAGCAGGTCTTCGAGTTCCTGGCCGTCGGCGATCTGCTCGGTGGCGTGAGAAGCCGATTCGGCCTTCGCCGGATCCACTGAGTCGCCGCCCATGACTCCGGGCATGGCGAACAGCGAACGGAGCTGATCGAGCTGAGCGGTGATCGTCTTGCGCTGCTTCGTGAGCAGATCGACCTGCGACTGTGCGGAGGCGACATTGCGCTTGGCCTCTGCCGCGGACTCCTCGATGGTCGCCTCGGCGGTGGCCCGAGCCTCGGAGATGAGCGTCTGGGCACGGGACTTGCCGTCGGCGATGATCTCGTCGGCTTTCTTCACTGCATCGGTGCGGGTCTGCTCCGCACGTTCGGCAGCTTCCTTGGCCTCGGTGTCGGCCTTCGCCGCACGTGCCTGAGCCTCTTCGACGAGCTTCTTGTTCTCTGCCTGAGCCTCTTCGTAGCGCTTCTTGCGCTCGGACTCGGCATCCTTGCGCTTGTTCGCGAGTTCGACGTCGAAGTCGTTTCCGGCCTTCTTCGACGCCTCATCGCGGGCCTTCGCAGACTTGAGCAGCTCATCGGCCTGTGCCTGAGCGGCTGCGATGGTCTCTTCTGCTTCGGTCTTGGCCTCGGCACGCAGGTCCGCAGCTTCCTTCTCGGCGGTTGCCCGCAGCTCGGAGAGCTCGAGATCGAGGCTCTCGCGAGCCTCCTTCGCGGAAGCGGCATTCGCTTCCTTGGCCTGGTTGGTCTCGCGTTCGGTAGTCGCGCTGAGTTCGGCCGCACGCTTCTCCGCGGCCTTGATCGTCTCTTCGGCGCGCAGTTCGGCCGAGGAAATGATCGCATCGGCTTCCGAGCGTGCATTGGACAGAGTGTCGTTGCTCTCGGTGTGCATCCGCGCGCGAGCGGAAGCCGCCTCCGCGCGGGCCTTGTTGCGAATCGTCTCGGCATCGGAATTGGCCTGAGCCAGGGTCTCGCGGGCCTGCGATTCGGCGATCTTGAGCAGGTGGTCGATGCGGCTTCCGGGAGGCCCGGCGGCCTCTGCGTTGTCGTTGGCAGCCTTCTTCAGCTGTGCCTTGGCTTCCGAGAGCTCTCCGGCAATCTGCAGCTTCGCCCGATCCGCATTGATGACCTGGCTGCGCGCATCGGCCAAGGCCTTGCGGACCGACTCGACCTCGGTGCGCAGCTGCTGCAGACGCGAATCGACTTCACTCTTCTCGTAGCCGCGCATCGCTGTGCGGAATTCTTCGGTGGGCGTCACTGAAGCGAACTCCTGTCATCTTGGAAAGGGGGTGTTCTTAGGCTGTCCTCGTCCTACTCTAACGGAGACTCCATGAGTGTTGGATCCGAATGCGAGAGTGTGGACATGGTCTGCGACCGCCGTCGGACGGACCCCGTGATGCAGGCCACATGGGCCTCGACTAGGCTGGTGGATGTCGAAATGCATACGTGCCGGGTCACGAGTCCGGGCGCGGATATCCGAGGAGGAAATATGGCTGATGCAGTGATCGTCGCCGGAGCACGCACACCGTTCGGGCGGCTGCAGGGAGAGCTGTCGAAACTCAGTGCCGTCGAGCTCGGCGCCGAAGCCATCTCCGGCGCACTCGATCGTGCCGGAATTCAGGGCTCTGACGTCGAGTACGTCATCATGGGCCAGGTTCTGCAGGCCGGCAACAGTCAGGGTCCCGGCCGTCAGGCTGCGGCCAAGGCCGGCATCCCCATGTCCGTTCCGGCCGTCTCGGTCAACAAGCTGTGCCTGTCGGGAATCAACACGATCACCCAGGCGGCCCAGCTGATCCGGGCCGGTGAGTACGAGGTCGTCGTGGCCGGAGGTCAGGAATCGATGAGCCAGGCTCCGCACATGCTCATGAAGTCGCGTTCGGGGTACAAGTACGGCGATGTGGTCGCCAAGGACCATATGGACTACGACGGCCTCTGGGATGCTTTCACCGACCAGGCCATGGGCGGCCTGACCGAGGAAGCCAACGCCGGTGATCGCGAATTCTCCCGCGCCGAGCAGGACGCGTTCTCCGCTCGTTCGCATCAGCGGGCTGCCGCCGCGCAGGAAGGCGGGGCCTTCGAGAACGAGATCGTCCCCGTGACCATCAGCTCGCGCAAGGGCGATGTCACCGTCTCCGCCGACGAGGGGGTGCGTCCGGACACGACAGCCGAGTCCCTGTCCAAGCTGCGCCCGTCGTTCCGCAAGGACGGAACGATCACCGCCGGCAACGCTTCGCAGATCTCCGACGGAGCCTGCGCCGTCGTCGTCATGTCACGCGAGAAGGCCGAAGAGCTGGGTGCTCCGATCCTCGCCGAGATCCGGTCGCATGCATGGACCGCCGGACCGGACTCGACTCTCCAGCACCAGCCCTCACAGGCCATCAAGGCTGCTGCCGAGCGCGAAGGCGTCGCGGCCGATTCCTTCGATCTCTATGAGATCAACGAAGCCTTCGCCGCGGTCGGTCTGGCCAGCGCCAAGGACCTCGATATCGACGAAGACAAGGTCAACGTCAACGGAGGCGCCGTCGCACTGGGTCACCCGATCGGCGCCTCGGGAGCTCGGGTCGTCCTCACTCTTGCCCTCGAACTCCAGCGCCGAGGCGGCGGCACGGGCATCGCCGCGCTCTGCGGAGGCGGTGGGCAGGGTGATTCGCTCATCGTGTCAGTCCCTGCGCAGGCCTGATCGAGGCGTTCGACTCGAATCAGACAGTTGAGACGGTGGGGAGCCGATCGGCTCCCCACCACTCGGGATAGAAGGGACCATCACCATGCTCGCAGCATTCTCAGTCGCCCCCAGCGGGGGGAGAAGGGGCCGACGCATCGGTCCACGGCGCCGTGGCAGCGGCTGTCGAGATCGTCCGCAACTCCGGTCTGCCCCACCGGACGGACTCGATGTTCACGACCATCGAAGGCGAATGGGACGAAGTCTTCGCCGTCATCAAGGAAGCCACCGAGGCTGTCGGTGAGTTCGGCACTCGGGTATCACTGGTGGTCAAGGCCGATATCAGGCCGGGCTATGCCGGCGAGATCGACGGCAAACTCGAACGCCTGGAGAAGGCGATCGACGCTCGAAGCGAAGCCTGAGACGAATTCTTCTGAAATTTTCAGTGACGTGAGTCTCATCTGGCGTTAGTCTTTTTCCATCGGATGCATCGATCGAAGGAGGCAGACAATGAATGGTGCAAAGCTCTTCTCTGTTGCCACGGCACTCACGCTTGTCGCGTTGCTGGGCTTCATGCTCGCAGGATTCTTCCCGATCATCGTCGACTTCGCCTTCGGCATCGAAGCCGTCGCAGTCATCCTTGCGATGGCGGGAGTGGTCGCGGTGTCCTTCGTGACAGTGCGCAAGTCGATGGAGAACGCGGCCCGTCACTACTGAGAATCTCACGCCGGGCTGCTCCGGCGGCACAACGGCCTTGGTCTGCGGCGGCGACTGAACCAGTCGCGCCGGACCAGGGCCGCTTTCTGTTCTCATCCGGGCATCGGTTACGATATTTGAGCCTCCGTAGCTCAGTCGGATAGAGCAACCGCCTTCTAAGCGGTAGGTCGCGGGTTCGAGCCCCGCCGGGGGCGCTTCTCATGCTCGCATCTGCCGATCCCGCAGGTCCGGTCGATCGGCGTCGGTGCGGAGCAATTCCGCGCCGATACGGCGTGGCAGTTGGTGCCGAGCTGGGAAAACATAGAGAGTGGAGGCGTGATGACTGAGAGCAAGAGCGCCGTAACGCCGCCGGTCGGCCAAGCGTTGAACGATATCGTCAAGCGAGTCTCGGAGACGCGCTTCACCCTGCGCAGCGAGGACTTCGCCGACGCTCGGACAGCACACTCGACACTGACCGCGGAGCTCAACGACTACGTGCTGCCGCGGATCAACCGCTCGCGGACTCCGTTCCTCATCGCCGTGGGCGGATCGACCGGCGCAGGCAAATCGACACTGGTCAACTCCCTCGTGGGTCGCAGCGTCAGCCCCGCCGGAGTGCGTCGACCGACGACGGGCAATCCGGTCGTCATCTTCAACCCCGTCGATGCCAAGTTCTTCGAGTCGGAGCACTACCTGCCCGACCTGCCGCGCAGCTCCGACCCGCAGTCGAGCATGCCCGGAGTCGTTCTCATCGCCGATGAGAACGTCGAAGCGGGCACGGCCATCCTTGACTGTCCCGATATCGACTCCATCTCCGAGACGAACCGTGCGCTCTCCCGCAGAGTGCTGCTCAGTGCCGATCTGTGGCTCTTCGTGACGACGGCGAATCGGTATGCCGATGCCGCGCCGTGGGCACTGCTGAAGACGGCCGCGGCACGCAGCACCTCTGTGGCCATCGTCCTCGACCGGGTTCCACCCGAGGCCAACCGCGAAGTCAGGCATCATCTCTCCAGTCTCCTCTCCGAAACGGGCCTGGCGAATTCCCCGATCTTCTCCGTCGCCGAGCTCGAACTCGAAGACGGACTGCTCCCTCATGCCGCGATCTATCCGATTCGCTCGTGGATCTCTCAGGTCGGCACCGAGGGCACCTCTCTCGAACGCATCCGAAATCGCACGCTCACCGGTGCGATCTCTGCCCTGCCGGCACGAGTCCGCGAGCTCGCCGACTTCGCCGAAAAACAGGAACAGGCACACATCACCCTGGCCGATTCGTTGGAGAAGAGTTTCCGATCCGCTCAATCCGGACTCGCGGAGGTCTTCTCCGACGGTCGGGTGCTGCACGGAGAGGTCAATGCCCGCTGGCAGGACTTCGTGGGCACCGGACAGCTGTTCCGCGGCCTGGAACCGACGATGGCTCGGATGCGCGATCGCATCTCTGCGGCGGTGACCGGAAAGCACGACGCTGCCACACCACTGCATGTGGCGATTCTGCGCAGCGCGGCCGTCTCCCTGCGCGAACAGGCCATCGACGTGGTCGATGAGGTGAATGCCGAGTGGCGAAATACTGCGGCCGGCGCAGCGCTCATCGAAGACCAGCCTGAGCTCCGCACGGTCGGGGGAGGGCTCGAGGACGCAGTGAAGTCCGCCGTGAGCACCTGGTCCGACGAAGTCAATGCGCTCGTTCGCGATATCGGTCAGGGCAAGAAGTCGAAGGCTCGAATTCTCTCCTTCGGGGTTGCCGGCGTCTGCGCCGTCGTCGAATACGCGGCCTTCTGGGATCCGCGACGCACCCGCGGTGCCGGGCAGAGCACTCAGCAGGGAGCCGGTGTCGCACTCAACCTCGCGGAGACGATCTTCGGAGCCGACGAAGCGGCCGGGCTCATCTCCTCCGTCCGCCAGCGCTTCCTCGATGCCGCTGCGGGAATCGTCGCGGACTGCCGCACCCCTTTCGATAACGCACTGAGACTATCCGCGGTACCGGCGCGGCAAGCAGGCGCCCTGCGCGCCTCCGGTGAACGACTTGAGGTGGCATTGTGAACAGTTCAGCACAGACCGAGATTCGGAGCTTGGCCGAAGGCATCCGACACGCGCTGTCACTGAGCGAGGACAAGCTCGCCAGTGACGTGCGCACCGATGCGCAGAATCTACTGGATCGGGCAGAGGATCGCCTGGGCCTGGGCGAGGACTTCACCGTTGTGGCCTTCGCCGGCTCCACCGGATCCGGCAAGTCCTCACTGTTCAATGCGGTTGCCGGTCTCGAGATCGCCCGCGTGGGCGTCCGCCGGCCGACGACCTCTCGACCGACCGCATGTGTCTGGGGCGAGGGCGGCAACGATGTCCTCGACTGGCTGCACGTGCCCGAACGCAGCCGTACCTGGCGCGAATCGGCACTCGACGGAGACGATCAGAGGCGTCTGCACGGACTGATCCTCCTCGACCTGCCCGACCACGACTCCACGGCGGTCGAACACCGTATCGAATCAGATCGCCTGGTAGGTCTCGTCGACGTCGTGTTCTGGGTCGTCGACCCGCAGAAGTATGCCGATTTCTCGCTGCACTCGGAGTACCTGACCAAACTCGCCGAGAACAGCGCAAACATGGTCGTCGTCCTCAATCAGATCGACAAACTCAGCCCGGAGGAGCAGAAGGCCGCAGCCGATCATCTCCGCCAGCTG encodes:
- a CDS encoding dynamin family protein; this translates as MTESKSAVTPPVGQALNDIVKRVSETRFTLRSEDFADARTAHSTLTAELNDYVLPRINRSRTPFLIAVGGSTGAGKSTLVNSLVGRSVSPAGVRRPTTGNPVVIFNPVDAKFFESEHYLPDLPRSSDPQSSMPGVVLIADENVEAGTAILDCPDIDSISETNRALSRRVLLSADLWLFVTTANRYADAAPWALLKTAAARSTSVAIVLDRVPPEANREVRHHLSSLLSETGLANSPIFSVAELELEDGLLPHAAIYPIRSWISQVGTEGTSLERIRNRTLTGAISALPARVRELADFAEKQEQAHITLADSLEKSFRSAQSGLAEVFSDGRVLHGEVNARWQDFVGTGQLFRGLEPTMARMRDRISAAVTGKHDAATPLHVAILRSAAVSLREQAIDVVDEVNAEWRNTAAGAALIEDQPELRTVGGGLEDAVKSAVSTWSDEVNALVRDIGQGKKSKARILSFGVAGVCAVVEYAAFWDPRRTRGAGQSTQQGAGVALNLAETIFGADEAAGLISSVRQRFLDAAAGIVADCRTPFDNALRLSAVPARQAGALRASGERLEVAL